CTCGCGGTGCCGGAGCGTATCGTGAAGATGATTCCGCCGTCGCCGAACGGCTTCAGCGGCGGGTGGGGATTCGCGACGACGCCGGCGGGCATCGTGTACGATCCGCTCGCGGTCGCGCGCTCGTTGGCGAGCAACGTGGCCGACGGAATTCTGCAGCCCGACCGCATCGAGCGCGTGATCGCGTTTCATGCGCGCGACGCGGCGTCGCCCTCGGCCGACGAGGTGATCGGGCAGTTGATCGCGGGCGTGTATACGAACGCCGCGGCGGCGACAGCATACGAGCGCGGCGTTCGCCGGCAGGCGAGGCGCGCAGTCGTCGACGCGCTGTTCGCGCTGACGACCGACCAACAGTCGACGGCCGACGTACGCTCCGCGGCGGATGATCAGTTGAATCGCCTTGCGATGCGACTCTCTTCCGCGCCGAGCGACGACGCAGACGATCGTTCAGCGAATGCGGAAGTCGTGCGCGACGTGCGGAACTGGTTGGATCGCCGGATTGCGCCGCCGAAGCCGACCGGGGTGATTGCGCTGCCGCCGGGCACGCCGATCGGATGATGCCGTAACGTCCCTTGACCTTCGTGCGCGACCGCGCCATCTTCTCCCCTAACCTGGTGGAGGGAGTACGGCGTGGCCCGCGACACGAGCGACCTGCTGCACGGCACCCTGGACCTCCTTGTGCTCAGGGCAATCTCCTGGGGGCCGATGCATGGCTACGCCGTCAGCAAGTGGATCGAAGCGCGAACCGGTGAGGAGCTCCAGGTCGTCGACTCCGCGCTCTACAAGGCGCTGCACCGCCTTGAAGACAGCGGCGCCATCGCGGCCAAGTGGGGCGTCTCCGAGAACAATCGCCGGGCGAAGTACTACTCGCTGACCGCGCGCGGCCGCCAGATGATGCGCGCCGAGATCGCGACGTGGAAACGGTACGTCGCGGCGGTGACCGGTGTGATCGAGACCGGCTGAACGGCATGTTCAAGTTTACTCATCGGTTGCCGAACGGCGTGCGCGGGATCTTCCGGCTTCCCTCGAGCCGCATCAGGCTGCTGGAAGACATGAACGATGAGATGCGCTTTCATGTCGAGATGCGCGTGGCCGAGCTGCGCGCCGCGGGCCTCGACGAACGCGACGCTGAGGCCGAGGCGCTTCGGCGATTTGGCGATCCCGCGGAGTTTCGCGAGTATGCCGCGCGGCGGTCCGCACGGCTCAATCGGCGTCAGCGCATCGTGGCGTGGATGCACCAAGGTGTACAAGACGCACGCTACGCCGTCCGTCAGTTCCGGCGAAATCCCGCGTTCGCGGCGCTCGCCGTCCTCACGGTCGCGTTGGGCATTGGGGCGAACACGGCGATGTTCAGCATCGTCCATCACGTGCTGCTCGATCCGCTGCCGTTCGACGACGGAAACCGGATCGTGGTGTTCGGCACGGGGCCCGAGCGCGAAATCGATAGAAGGTTTCAGTTCCAGTTCAATGTGCCGGCATCGGCGATTCGCCGGCTCGAGGCGCAGTCGCGCGCCGTGACGGAAGTGTCCGAAGTGGCGGACGGTGATGCGGTGCTGGATGCCGATGCACATGCGGATACCGTGAATGGGGCGGCGATCAGTGTATCGTTCCTTCCGATGCTTCGCGTCCACGTCGCAATCGGGCGCGCGTTCAACGACGGCGATACCCGTCTCGACAGCCCGCCTGTCGCATTGATCGCCTACGGAGTGTGGCAACAGCGCTTCGGCGGAGATCGCTCCGCGCTCGGCAAGATCATCACGGTGAACGGGCTGGCTCGAACGATTGTCGGCGTGACGCCGCCCGATCTGAACATTCCAATTCTCTCACGCGGTCGGCCGCCCGACGTCTGGACTCCGCTCGCGCTCGACGCGACCGGTGGCGTTCCACTGGTGTTCGCGAGGCTCACCGCCGGTGCGACGTCGGCGTCGGCCGCGCGCGAGCTGCAGTCGTTCCTTGCCCAGGCGCCGGAGTTCGTCACCTATAAGGGGCTTCAGGTCTATGCGTCGACCGCACTCGACTCGGTCGATCCCGGCGCGCGGCGCGCGATCGAAATTCTCTTCGTGACGGTGTGCGGGCTCCTGCTCATCGCGTGCGCCAACCT
The nucleotide sequence above comes from Gemmatimonadaceae bacterium. Encoded proteins:
- a CDS encoding PadR family transcriptional regulator — its product is MARDTSDLLHGTLDLLVLRAISWGPMHGYAVSKWIEARTGEELQVVDSALYKALHRLEDSGAIAAKWGVSENNRRAKYYSLTARGRQMMRAEIATWKRYVAAVTGVIETG
- a CDS encoding ABC transporter permease is translated as MFKFTHRLPNGVRGIFRLPSSRIRLLEDMNDEMRFHVEMRVAELRAAGLDERDAEAEALRRFGDPAEFREYAARRSARLNRRQRIVAWMHQGVQDARYAVRQFRRNPAFAALAVLTVALGIGANTAMFSIVHHVLLDPLPFDDGNRIVVFGTGPEREIDRRFQFQFNVPASAIRRLEAQSRAVTEVSEVADGDAVLDADAHADTVNGAAISVSFLPMLRVHVAIGRAFNDGDTRLDSPPVALIAYGVWQQRFGGDRSALGKIITVNGLARTIVGVTPPDLNIPILSRGRPPDVWTPLALDATGGVPLVFARLTAGATSASAARELQSFLAQAPEFVTYKGLQVYASTALDSVDPGARRAIEILFVTVCGLLLIACANLANLLFMRGWTRQRELAVRRALGAGRARLMRQLLTESLALSLLGGGAGLLVAWVGLRLSHGSEYTAGAHIDRAVMAGR